From a single Oncorhynchus nerka isolate Pitt River linkage group LG11, Oner_Uvic_2.0, whole genome shotgun sequence genomic region:
- the LOC135573934 gene encoding protein arginine N-methyltransferase 9-like has protein sequence MYRMPNTSTRPKRGRRNRRVPREDPARNELVSRSLESAQQCLFNQDYGTAFVHYLLVLNLAPVLKDFASVGSKGNPVGKGSPTLFLECYPPVGCN, from the exons ATGTATA GAATGCCCAACACCAGCACCAGGCCTAAACGTGGCAGACGGAACCGTCGGGTGCCCAGGGAGGACCCTGCCAGGAATGAGCTGGTGTCCAGGTCACTGGAGAGTGCCCAGCAGTGTCTGTTCAACCAAGACTATGGGACTGCCTTTGTCCACTACCTTCTCGTCCTCAACCTGGCTCCTGTGTTGAAGGACTTTGCCAGTGTGGGTAGCAAAGGAAACCCTGTAGGcaagggctctccaaccctgttcctggagtgctaccctcctgtaggttgtaactaa